The DNA segment TGAAGCGGGTCGTGCATCAGGTTTAACCGATGCTCTGCTCGACCGTCTGCTACTGAATGAATCACGTCTGGCCGGTATTGTCGCCGATGTGCGCAAAGTAGTGACACTGGATGATCCGGTTGGCGCTGAAATTGACAGTCGCGTGTTGGAAAATGGTATGCGCTTATCGCGTCGTCGCGTACCAATTGGCGTGATTGGCGTTATTTATGAAGCGCGCCCGAACGTAACCATTGATATCGCTGCACTGTGTTTGAAAACCGGTAACGCCAGCATTTTGCGTGGTGGTCGTGAGACGTTTCACTCCAACATGGCGTTGGTGAAAGTCATTCAGACGGCACTGGCCAAGAGTGGTTTGCCAGCCGCATCAGTGCAATACATTGAAAGCCCTGATCGTGCACTGGTGAGCGAGTTGCTGACCATGGATCAATACGTCGATATGATCATCCCACGTGGTGGCGCGAACTTGCACCGCCTGTGTAAAGATCAAAGCACGATCCCGGTCATCATCGGCGGTTTTGGTGTCAGCCACTTATACGTCGATGAAAGCGCTGATCTGGTGCGCGCCATTGATGTGATTGATAACGCGAAAGTACAGCGTCCATCCGCCTGTAATTCGCTGGATACCTTGCTGCTGAATGAAAAAATTGCCGCCAAAATTGCACCGGCTTTGGTCGCTCGTATGAATCAGCAAAAAGTCACGTTGGTGGCGGAAGCGAAAGCTTTTGCGCTGTTGCAAGCGGCGGGCGCCAACCAATTACGTCAGGCGGGCGATGAAGATTTTGACACCGAATGGTTGAGTTTGACGCTGGGTGTGAAAGTGGTGGCTGATGTGAAAGCGGCGATTGCTCATTTGCAGGAACATAACGCCTGTCACTCTGATGCGATCCTGACCAACGATCTGCGTCATGCCGAATTGTTTATCAATGGTGTTGGTTCAGCGGCCGTGTATGTCAATGCATCAACCCGTTTCACTGACGGTGCGCAGTTTGGTTTAGGTGCTGAAGTAGCCGTTTCTACCCAGAAACTGCATGCCCGTGGCCCAATGGGGCTCACTGAACTGACCAGCTATAAATGGATTGGTCAGGCTGATTATCTGAGCCGCAGTTAAGTGATTATTACCCAATAAATCGTTTTGAATAAAAAGCCACGCGATTCTTGCGTGGCTTTTTTCTTATGCTCTCCAATCAATTCAACATATTGGTCAATTGATCCAGTGTATCCATACGCGCGTTGACCTTTTCAGTCAGTGCACTGGCTTCACGCAAGGCAGATACCGCATAAACAATAGCATTGCTGGCATTTTGTATATCGGCAGAAACTTCGGCTAACCGGCTATTGAAATTGAGCGTACTGCGGGAGAATTCATCGCCAGTCGAGCTGTTTTGTCCGATCAATTCTGAAATATCACTGACATTGACCACCAGACCATGAATCGAATCATTGGTTTTTTTCAACGATTCCTGCGTAATTTGCGCCAGTTTACGCACCTCTTCTGCTACTACTGCAAAACCACGACCATGTTCACCAGCCCGTGCCGCTTCGATAGCGGCATTTAATGCTAACAAGTTAGTCTGGTCGGCAATCTTATTGATTACATTCAATATCTCTTTGATATTTTCAGTGCTGCTGTTAAGCGTGAGGGTTTTTGGCTGAATACTGTTACTGAGTTCTAATAATGTATTTACCTGCTGCAAGTGCTTAGACAACGAGCCACCCAATTGTAATACTTGCTGGCTGATATCTTGCACATTGTGTTCAATATCACCCAGCCTCGTTGTCAGTGCAGGCATCAGTGCACGGTAATGTTCGAGTTGTTGAATAACTTCTTTACGGATCTTACTGACAATATCGATTTGTTTGATCTGTCGTTGCAGGCCGTAGTTTTGAAACTGAGCATATAAAATGGGAAATAGATCGACCGAATCATCTGAGAAATGAACGTCACTGTTTTCCAGTTGGAAGAAAAACAACGCTGTTAGTGTCTGGTTGATATTGACCCCATACAGCTCGCCAAATGTTGAAAAACCAGCGGTCGGGATCGCATCAAAGCTATGAACCTGCGCTAAACTTTGCTGATTGTGCAGTCGTCTTAGAATACAGTCATTTAAGATACCGCCGACAGGTGTAGTGTGTTGTTTCGTTGCCATAAACTCACGGAAATCTTGTTCGGTACGTTGGACTAAATCCTGCCGTTTAACCAGAAACAGCTGTTCGCCCATCGATAAATCGCAGAAAAAAGAGACCTGATCTTTTTCAAAATCAAAGCCGGCAATACTGCGGATAAACAGCTGGTCTTCGATCTCAATGGCAAAGCTGTAATCTTCCAGCTGACGCTCTAAATCATGGTTGTTGCTGACGCGGAAATGTTTCTTCAGTGCATCAATAAAAGAGATCACATGATGATCATCAGTCAGTACGGATTTGACCCAGCGTTGTTCTTGAGATGCTTCGGTGATTAAAAAAGAGACGTTCTGTTTTTCAAAATTATGCGAGGTAAAAATGGCATAACGATAGGCCGGATTAATCTTCATAAACGCAATCACAGCATGACCTTGCTGGATCTGCTTGCCGTCATAAATATAAGTATTTTTAAAGTCGAGTTTGCCACCGGCGGAACCACCAATGAAATGACAAGGAAAACGACGGCTGCTGTAAACCGCTTCGCTGAAAAAGGATTCTGAGGCACCCAATCCATCTAGGAAAGTTAAGGCAACGGTATCATGATGCTCAATAGGAAATGGAATGGAGAGGCGAGCCAGTGATTGTGCAATCCGTTGTACGCGATCGTGATGCGATACGCTGATCTCGCCGCGTTTTAGGTCTTCATTATTCAGCGCCACACTGGTGATCATCACCTGTTGCAGTAAACGTTTATCAAACGCCTGTACAACCACGGTATTCCAACTGCTACCCGTATCACAATAGAGAGAAGATGCACTATCTGGCTGGTGGCATAACTCGCCAGCGGTCGTCGTAGCCAGTAATTGGCATTTGGGCGCGCGGCTGTTCAGGTATTGTTTCAGCATCTGACAGCACTGATTAAAATCGGTATGTGGGCTGACATACGCCACTAAGAGCGCAGGCTCAGCGCCTTTGGGTAACCATTCCTGCAGATCTTGTGACAACTTCTGTGCATCAGAGCGTAAGACATGAACAACGGGTTGATTATTGGGGGTTCCTGCTACTTTTTTTCCAAAAAATGAAAACATAGGCGCGTCCTGATTAATCGATTCAGCTTTGGTGCTCTTTGCGGCTAACTGAATATGTATATAAGTAATTATTGTTATACCCATTATTTATAGAACAGTTCTGGCGACACAGATGTGCTTTCGCTCTGAATAATCAAAACTAATAAATGATCCTGCTACAGTGACGATTTCCCGACTATAAACAGGCTATAATGCGCTATTACCAAATTTTCTTTTTAAGATGCGGGATCACCCGCAGCCAAACTCAGACAGGTAGATAGTCGTTATGATGAAACACAAAATCGATGTGATGATCTCGGAAGAAGATGTTCAGGCCAAAGTGGCTGAACTGGGGCGTCAGATCACCGCACATTATCAGGGAACCTCTGAGCTGGTTCTGGTGGGATTATTGCGCGGTTCTTGTTTGTTTTTGGCTGATTTGAGCCGTCATATTGATCTGCCGGTGAGTCTTGATTTCATGACTGCATCCAGTTACGGCAACAGCACGACGACTTCTCGTGAAGTGCGTGTGCTGAAAGATCTGGATGATGAGATCAAAGGCAAAGATGTGTTGATCGTGGAAGACATTATCGACAGCGGTTTTACTTTAAGCAAAATCCGCGACATCATCGGTTTGCGGGAACCCAAATCGCTGGCGATCTGTACGCTGCTGAATAAACCGGCGCGTCGTGAAGTGCAAGTGCCGGTTGAGTGGACCGGCTTTACCATTCCGGATGAATTTGTGGTGGGTTACGGTATCGATTACGCCCAGCTGTATCGCAATCTGCGTTTTATCGGCAAAGTGATCCCGCAGGAATAAACCATTGCCTGGTTAGTTGTTTCTCGGAAGTACAGACATCAAAGCCACCCCACTTGTTAGTAACAATGGCCGGTGGCTTTTTATTTACGCAGGAAATCGGCCGCCATTAGTTTGCTTAGACGACGTGATTCAGGGTGTCGCCAGCGAATACGGGCTGGGATCGTTTGGTTTACCGGCGATGTTAGCGGTTTGTCTTCCATCAAGGCCATTAGCATGGTGAAGGCATTGAAGGCGAGGGCGGTGTAATCCTGAGCGATGCTGTCGACATGCAGCGGCATAAAATCCAACAATTCATGATCATCAAAACTAGCCAGATGTAAGCCCTGTTGCATTTCCGGGTTTTGATTCAGATATTGCAGCACCCCTTCCAACAGCGAGAAAGACGCGGTGAACAACGCTTTGGGCGGGCGTCCTAACTCATTGCAGACCTCTTCCATCATGTCATAACCGGAGTAGGAGAGATAATTGCGCTGACGTATCCATTCTGGGCGCACAATCACTTGTGCCTGTTGCAAACCTTGTTTATAGCCGCTCAGCCGTTGTTTGCTCGGTGTCAGGCTTGGTTCGCCGCCAAAGTAGTACACTTCTTCCGGCGATTGGGTACCCAATACCTGAATCAAGTGGGCGGTAGCGGTGGTCGCATCCGTCATGATCAGCGGTAAGCTGGAGTCACCAATCTGACGACCGAGTTGCACGACCGGAACATAACTGTGGATCTTGCTATACGCTTCATCGCTAGTATTGCTTGAGATAACAATTAAACCATCAACCTGACGTTGTAGCAGATTATTAACCACCACACGCTCTTGCTCAGGGTCTTCGTCTGAACAGGCGATGATGATCTGAATACCGGCATTCCGAAATAGCGATTCCAGCTCTTTAGCCAGACTGGCGTTAGTGAACTGCGTTAAGAAGGGGAGCACCAAACCAATCGTGTGGCTGCGTGACGAGCGTAACGCACGGGCATGGAAACTGGGTTGATAGCGATGTTCTTCCGCAATCGCCAGTATTCGTTGCTGGGTATCTTCCGATACCCGATATTCATCGCCTTTACCATTCAATACCAGACTGGCGGTCGCCTTAGAGACGCCCGCTAGTTCTGCGATGTTGCTGATAGTAATACGGTTTGGTTGTTTCACGTCAGATCCGATAGCGGGTAGCTTTTTTATTCTATCACGCATGCCGACAACAACCAGTGATGAATTGAGAGTGCACCGGTCCCTTCAAAGCGTAAACTTTTTTTGGTTGGATCCGGGAAATAACGCGCAGTCATACACGCTTCGCCATTATTGATAAATAACTCTAATGACGAGCTATCAAGTAACACTTGCAACGATTGTAATTTGCCAAACCAATACCGAGATTCTGTTTCGTTGGTCCGCCAGTTCAAGCGGGTCAGCGTTAGGCATTCACCATCCCAGTTCAGGCTGGCATTATCACGTAACGATAATGAGAATGGCCCGTCAACATTCAACAACAATTCGGCAGAAACACCATCAAATAACGGCGCTTCACTGGCATTGCCTTGCCATGTTGCTCCCGATCCTTGTCGTAGCTGTTGCAATTCTTCGGCAGGTTGTTGATATAACTGACCATCACGGAAGAACAGCTCACGCGGGCAGG comes from the uncultured Tolumonas sp. genome and includes:
- a CDS encoding glutamate-5-semialdehyde dehydrogenase, encoding MSLLAMGKAARDASFELAIAATARKNQALLAMADELELQQDVILAANAKDIEAGRASGLTDALLDRLLLNESRLAGIVADVRKVVTLDDPVGAEIDSRVLENGMRLSRRRVPIGVIGVIYEARPNVTIDIAALCLKTGNASILRGGRETFHSNMALVKVIQTALAKSGLPAASVQYIESPDRALVSELLTMDQYVDMIIPRGGANLHRLCKDQSTIPVIIGGFGVSHLYVDESADLVRAIDVIDNAKVQRPSACNSLDTLLLNEKIAAKIAPALVARMNQQKVTLVAEAKAFALLQAAGANQLRQAGDEDFDTEWLSLTLGVKVVADVKAAIAHLQEHNACHSDAILTNDLRHAELFINGVGSAAVYVNASTRFTDGAQFGLGAEVAVSTQKLHARGPMGLTELTSYKWIGQADYLSRS
- a CDS encoding methyl-accepting chemotaxis protein: MFSFFGKKVAGTPNNQPVVHVLRSDAQKLSQDLQEWLPKGAEPALLVAYVSPHTDFNQCCQMLKQYLNSRAPKCQLLATTTAGELCHQPDSASSLYCDTGSSWNTVVVQAFDKRLLQQVMITSVALNNEDLKRGEISVSHHDRVQRIAQSLARLSIPFPIEHHDTVALTFLDGLGASESFFSEAVYSSRRFPCHFIGGSAGGKLDFKNTYIYDGKQIQQGHAVIAFMKINPAYRYAIFTSHNFEKQNVSFLITEASQEQRWVKSVLTDDHHVISFIDALKKHFRVSNNHDLERQLEDYSFAIEIEDQLFIRSIAGFDFEKDQVSFFCDLSMGEQLFLVKRQDLVQRTEQDFREFMATKQHTTPVGGILNDCILRRLHNQQSLAQVHSFDAIPTAGFSTFGELYGVNINQTLTALFFFQLENSDVHFSDDSVDLFPILYAQFQNYGLQRQIKQIDIVSKIRKEVIQQLEHYRALMPALTTRLGDIEHNVQDISQQVLQLGGSLSKHLQQVNTLLELSNSIQPKTLTLNSSTENIKEILNVINKIADQTNLLALNAAIEAARAGEHGRGFAVVAEEVRKLAQITQESLKKTNDSIHGLVVNVSDISELIGQNSSTGDEFSRSTLNFNSRLAEVSADIQNASNAIVYAVSALREASALTEKVNARMDTLDQLTNMLN
- the hpt gene encoding hypoxanthine phosphoribosyltransferase; this encodes MKHKIDVMISEEDVQAKVAELGRQITAHYQGTSELVLVGLLRGSCLFLADLSRHIDLPVSLDFMTASSYGNSTTTSREVRVLKDLDDEIKGKDVLIVEDIIDSGFTLSKIRDIIGLREPKSLAICTLLNKPARREVQVPVEWTGFTIPDEFVVGYGIDYAQLYRNLRFIGKVIPQE
- a CDS encoding LacI family DNA-binding transcriptional regulator — translated: MKQPNRITISNIAELAGVSKATASLVLNGKGDEYRVSEDTQQRILAIAEEHRYQPSFHARALRSSRSHTIGLVLPFLTQFTNASLAKELESLFRNAGIQIIIACSDEDPEQERVVVNNLLQRQVDGLIVISSNTSDEAYSKIHSYVPVVQLGRQIGDSSLPLIMTDATTATAHLIQVLGTQSPEEVYYFGGEPSLTPSKQRLSGYKQGLQQAQVIVRPEWIRQRNYLSYSGYDMMEEVCNELGRPPKALFTASFSLLEGVLQYLNQNPEMQQGLHLASFDDHELLDFMPLHVDSIAQDYTALAFNAFTMLMALMEDKPLTSPVNQTIPARIRWRHPESRRLSKLMAADFLRK